The window GAGATGAAAGGTATTTACAAGAATTGATGCATTAGCAACACTTCTGCTTTCATCCGCTTTTTCTGACCTTTATTTTTATGCCTTCGATGGTTGACAGACTGGCCTGAGGATCACAGCTTCCAGTTCTTCAAGTTAGAAATTGAGAATATATTCTTGATTGATTGGTTTGGCGGTCCAATGCCTCTCACATTGGATCAGTACCTGCATACTAGCTTGTGAGTCTTAGAGCAATGATATCATGTTTGCAATAGCAAatcatatagaaaaaaaatactgaaaaatAGTTATAATTTCTGTACCTTCATATAATCCATCAGAATCAATGgaactttattttatgtttactGATGTTTCTTTTCCCAAATATTTGTCTCTGCCATCGACAGGAACTGGTTCACTTCAATTTCTTGAATGCTCATTGAATTGCCAATCTCTCATGTGTTTTTACATTGGATGTCAATGTGAAGTGTGTATAATTAATTCGTTGCAAAGAAGATGGACAGTTGTGATtactgtatatatattgttatagtTGTACCATCTTATCGTCTGTTGGGAGTAATCAAAGACGATAAATTGTTGGTACAAGCTTTGTATTTACATGTACCCTTATTGTTTATTCCATACAATTCTGAAGATGTACATTTGTAAACGTAAAATCAACATCCGGATTGATTCACAACTTACATTTGTGCTCAACATGTCCAATGTAGCTCAGTGGTAGAGCATTTGACTATGTTCAATGCATCTAAGTGGCATGTCACTGATTCCGTaagttattatttttggttgtcTTGGCCAACTGCCTCAAAACACATGAATGTAAGTTCCT of the Quercus robur chromosome 10, dhQueRobu3.1, whole genome shotgun sequence genome contains:
- the LOC126703019 gene encoding uncharacterized protein LOC126703019, yielding MMFQLKLVDKNSKEAEFAKGALFSKHAEMKDWPEDHSFQFFKLEIENIFLIDWFGGPMPLTLDQYLHTSLNWFTSIS